The Coregonus clupeaformis isolate EN_2021a chromosome 8, ASM2061545v1, whole genome shotgun sequence genome has a segment encoding these proteins:
- the LOC123491466 gene encoding LOW QUALITY PROTEIN: leucine-rich repeat and death domain-containing protein 1-like (The sequence of the model RefSeq protein was modified relative to this genomic sequence to represent the inferred CDS: inserted 1 base in 1 codon), which translates to MGLRELKDLNLSNNQFFLFPVKVCDLRSLEKLKICHRRGIKLTTLPKTLSKLRHLRELDFSDNVVQQIPRXIGELEDLTKLLANNNSISYLPKSITSLQSLQHLELKGNLLQSLPPDLGQLQSLRQVELEGNPLARPPKQIYDGHQIFPIGQYLSSEVTWNKHILQKAFRFLANNLQGDDFDHFCEKLKIPTEEFETKENKRAS; encoded by the exons ATGG GACTCAGAGAACTGAAAGACCTCAACCTTTCCAATAATCAGTTCTTCCTATTTCCTGTGAAAGTATGTGATCTGAGATCACTTGAAAAGTTGAAAATCTGCCACAGGAGAGGCATCAAG CTAACTACACTGCCAAAGACCTTGTCGAAACTAAGACATTTGAGGGAACTGGACTTCTCAGACAATGTAGTGCAGCAGATTCCTA GCATCGGGGAGCTGGAGGACCTTACTAAGCTGTTAGCCAATAACAACTCAATTTCCTACCTCCCCAAATCTATAACATCCCTGCAAAGCTTACAGCATCTTGAGTTGAAAG GGAACCTTCTCCAGTCTTTACCTCCTGATCTGGGCCAGCTCCAGTCTCtgaggcaggtggagctggagggGAATCCTCTCGCCAGACCTCCTAAGCAGATCTATGACGGACACCAAATATTCCCCATTGGACAGTACCTCAGCTCTGAAGTCACCTGGAACA AGCACATCTTACAAAAGGCTTTCCGGTTTCTGGCCAATAACTTGCAGGGCGATGATTTTGATCACTTCTGTGAGAAACTTAAGATACCCACTGAGGAGTTTGAGACCAAAGAGAATAAACG GGCATCCTAG
- the LOC123491520 gene encoding krev interaction trapped protein 1-like isoform X2: MGNHDNLEDVFVAVVRPKNHVSLSSKEYRAKAYEILLIEVPLEGKEKKRKKVLLATKIQANGDTARSILDYVEEITKPISNNKGFIGKRVVHMKKFPLDGDNEGKEVSLFFVPINVKDNSKPIYNPGSPSFFCLQDIMRVCSETSAHFSPITSKMLLALDKWLAEKHTMPHAIAALFRPAPVDRVKTNVSNPAYTSEGKPSDGGLHMGYTALEIKSKMLSLDKADMCIQNPLYGSDLQYTNRVDKVIINPYFGLGAPDYSKIQIPTREKWQHGSNNVTEEKERQWVDDFPLHRSACEGDTELLTKLLESGFSVKQLDSDHWAPIHYACWYGKVEATKLLLEKGNCNPNLLNGQLSSLLHFAAGGGHSEIVQLLLQHPEIDRHIEDQQKRSPLQICEENKQNEWEETVKLLQQANNKPYEKVRIYRMDGSYRSVELKHGNNTSVQQIMEGMRLSKETQQYFTIWICSENLNLQLKPYHKPLQHLRIWTEIVTDLTVLDPQRENPQLFLRRDVRLPLDIEKKIEDPLSILILFDEARHCLLKGFFPSPDSKLITLASLLLQIIYGNYESKKHKQGFLNEENLKSIVPISKVKSKAHHWTSRILHEYKSLSMSEGVSKEMHHLQRLFLQNCWDIPTYGAAFFTGQVFTKASSSNHKVIRVFVGVNTKGLHLMNMETKILLISLEYGSFMWQLGHADQYFQIHSLENKMNFIVHTKQAGLIVKLLMKLSGQMTPNDRSLTDKYAYG, encoded by the exons AACCATGTCAGTCTGAGCTCTAAGGAATATCGGGCTAAAGCCTATGAG ATCCTGTTGATTGAAGTTCCTTTGGAAGGAAAAGAGAAGAAACGGAAGAAAGTCTTACTGGCGACCAAAATCCAAGCCAATGGGGACACAGCCAGATCCATTTTGGATTATGTAGAAGAAATTACTAAACCCATATCTAACAACAAGGGTTTTATTG GAAAGCGTGTGGTGCACATGAAGAAATTCCCTCTCGATGGTGACAATGAAGGGAAAGAGGTCTCCCTCTTTTTTGTGCCAATCAATGTCAAAG ATAATAGCAAGCCTATCTACAACCCTGGGAGCCCAAGTTTTTTCTGCCTCCAGGATATAATGCGTGTGTGTAGTGAGACCAGCGCTCATTTCTCCCCAATCACCTCAAAGATGCTCCTGGCCTTGGACAA GTGGCTGGCAGAGAAGCACACCATGCCTCATGCCATTGCAGCTCTGTTCCGGCCCGCACCGGTGGACAGAGTCAAGACCAACGTGAGTAACCCTGCTTACACCAGCGAGGGCAAACCTAGTGATGGGGGTTTGCACATGGGCTACACCGCCTTGGAGATCAAGAGCAAGATGCTGTCACTGGATAAGGCCGACATGTGCATTCAAAACCCTCTCTACGGCTCAGACCTGCAGTATACCAACCGG GTGGACAAAGTTATTATCAACCCTTACTTTGGCCTTGGTGCTCCAGATTACTCTAAAATCCAGATCCCTACGAGAGAAAAGTGGCAGCACGGCTCTAACAATGTGACAGAGGAAAA GGAGCGCCAGTGGGTGGATGACTTCCCCCTCCACCGCAGTGCCTGTGAAGGCGACACAGAGCTGCTCACCAAGCTCCTGGAAAGTGGCTTCTCAGTCAAACAGCTGGACAGCGACCACTGGGCCCCCATCCACTACGCCTGCTG GTATGGTAAAGTGGAGGCGACTAAGCTACTGCTGGAGAAGGGAAACTGTAACCCCAACCTGCTGAATGGCCAGCTGAGCTCCCTGCTGCACTTTGCTGCTGGAGGGGGCCACTCAGAGATAGTACAGCTTCTGCTCCAGCATCCTGAGATAGACCGG CACATAGAGGATCAGCAAAAGAGATCACCCCTGCAAATCTGTGAAGAGAACAAGCAGAAcgaatgggaggagacagtgaAACTCCTACAGCAAGCCAATAACAAACCA TATGAGAAGGTGCGCATCTACCGCATGGATGGCTCGTACCGCTCGGTGGAGCTGAAGCACGGCAACAACACATCAGTGCAGCAGATCATGGAGGGCATGCGGCTCTCCAAGGAGACCCAGCAGTACTTCACCATCTGGATCTGCTCTGAGAACCTCA ACCTGCAGCTGAAGCCCTACCACAAGCCCCTGCAGCACCTGCGTATCTGGACAGAGATCGTCACTGACCTTACTGTCCTGGATCCCCAGAGGGAGAACCCACAGCTCTTCCTCCGTAGAGATGTCCGTCTGCCCCTCGACATTGAAAAAAAG ATTGAGGACCCCCTGTCCATCCTGATCCTGTTTGACGAGGCCAGACACTGCCTCCTCAAGGGCTTCTTCCCCTCCCCGGACAGCAAGCTGATCACCCTGGCCAGCCTGCTGCTGCAGATCATTTACGGAAACTATGAGAGCAAGAAGCACAAGCAGGGCTTCCTTAA TGAAGAAAACCTGAAATCGATTGTCCCGATATCCAAGGTGAAAAGCAAAGCGCATCATTGGACAAGCAGGATTCTACATGAGTATAAG AGCCTCAGTATGAGTGAGGGTGTGAGCAAAGAGATGCACCACCTCCAGAGGCTCTTCCTGCAGAACTGCTGGGACATCCCGACCTATGGTGCCGCCTTCTTCACGGGCCAGGTCTTCACCAAGGCTAGCTCCAGCAACCACAAAGTAATCCGTGTCTTTGTGGGTGTCAACACCAAGGGCCTGCACCTCATGAACATGGAGACAAAG ATCCTTCTTATCAGTCTGGAGTATGGCTCTTTCATGTGGCAATTAGGGCACGCTGATCAGTACTTCCAGATTCACAGTCTGGAAAACAAGATGAACTTCATTGTGCACACCAAACAG GCTGGCCTTATTGTTAAACTGTTAATGAAGTTGAGTGGACAAATGACTCCAAATGACAGAAGTTTAACAGACAAGTATGCATATGGTTGA
- the LOC123491520 gene encoding krev interaction trapped protein 1-like isoform X1 yields MGNHDNLEDVFVAVVRPKNHVSLSSKEYRAKAYEILLIEVPLEGKEKKRKKVLLATKIQANGDTARSILDYVEEITKPISNNKGFIGKRVVHMKKFPLDGDNEGKEVSLFFVPINVKDNSKPIYNPGSPSFFCLQDIMRVCSETSAHFSPITSKMLLALDKWLAEKHTMPHAIAALFRPAPVDRVKTNVSNPAYTSEGKPSDGGLHMGYTALEIKSKMLSLDKADMCIQNPLYGSDLQYTNRVDKVIINPYFGLGAPDYSKIQIPTREKWQHGSNNVTEEKERQWVDDFPLHRSACEGDTELLTKLLESGFSVKQLDSDHWAPIHYACWYGKVEATKLLLEKGNCNPNLLNGQLSSLLHFAAGGGHSEIVQLLLQHPEIDRHIEDQQKRSPLQICEENKQNEWEETVKLLQQANNKPYEKVRIYRMDGSYRSVELKHGNNTSVQQIMEGMRLSKETQQYFTIWICSENLNLQLKPYHKPLQHLRIWTEIVTDLTVLDPQRENPQLFLRRDVRLPLDIEKKIEDPLSILILFDEARHCLLKGFFPSPDSKLITLASLLLQIIYGNYESKKHKQGFLNEENLKSIVPISKVKSKAHHWTSRILHEYKSLSMSEGVSKEMHHLQRLFLQNCWDIPTYGAAFFTGQVFTKASSSNHKVIRVFVGVNTKGLHLMNMETKILLISLEYGSFMWQLGHADQYFQIHSLENKMNFIVHTKQVTIGPFPSHSNGFNCDYVESMCCSLENSADCMTCKKILTIAYGSS; encoded by the exons AACCATGTCAGTCTGAGCTCTAAGGAATATCGGGCTAAAGCCTATGAG ATCCTGTTGATTGAAGTTCCTTTGGAAGGAAAAGAGAAGAAACGGAAGAAAGTCTTACTGGCGACCAAAATCCAAGCCAATGGGGACACAGCCAGATCCATTTTGGATTATGTAGAAGAAATTACTAAACCCATATCTAACAACAAGGGTTTTATTG GAAAGCGTGTGGTGCACATGAAGAAATTCCCTCTCGATGGTGACAATGAAGGGAAAGAGGTCTCCCTCTTTTTTGTGCCAATCAATGTCAAAG ATAATAGCAAGCCTATCTACAACCCTGGGAGCCCAAGTTTTTTCTGCCTCCAGGATATAATGCGTGTGTGTAGTGAGACCAGCGCTCATTTCTCCCCAATCACCTCAAAGATGCTCCTGGCCTTGGACAA GTGGCTGGCAGAGAAGCACACCATGCCTCATGCCATTGCAGCTCTGTTCCGGCCCGCACCGGTGGACAGAGTCAAGACCAACGTGAGTAACCCTGCTTACACCAGCGAGGGCAAACCTAGTGATGGGGGTTTGCACATGGGCTACACCGCCTTGGAGATCAAGAGCAAGATGCTGTCACTGGATAAGGCCGACATGTGCATTCAAAACCCTCTCTACGGCTCAGACCTGCAGTATACCAACCGG GTGGACAAAGTTATTATCAACCCTTACTTTGGCCTTGGTGCTCCAGATTACTCTAAAATCCAGATCCCTACGAGAGAAAAGTGGCAGCACGGCTCTAACAATGTGACAGAGGAAAA GGAGCGCCAGTGGGTGGATGACTTCCCCCTCCACCGCAGTGCCTGTGAAGGCGACACAGAGCTGCTCACCAAGCTCCTGGAAAGTGGCTTCTCAGTCAAACAGCTGGACAGCGACCACTGGGCCCCCATCCACTACGCCTGCTG GTATGGTAAAGTGGAGGCGACTAAGCTACTGCTGGAGAAGGGAAACTGTAACCCCAACCTGCTGAATGGCCAGCTGAGCTCCCTGCTGCACTTTGCTGCTGGAGGGGGCCACTCAGAGATAGTACAGCTTCTGCTCCAGCATCCTGAGATAGACCGG CACATAGAGGATCAGCAAAAGAGATCACCCCTGCAAATCTGTGAAGAGAACAAGCAGAAcgaatgggaggagacagtgaAACTCCTACAGCAAGCCAATAACAAACCA TATGAGAAGGTGCGCATCTACCGCATGGATGGCTCGTACCGCTCGGTGGAGCTGAAGCACGGCAACAACACATCAGTGCAGCAGATCATGGAGGGCATGCGGCTCTCCAAGGAGACCCAGCAGTACTTCACCATCTGGATCTGCTCTGAGAACCTCA ACCTGCAGCTGAAGCCCTACCACAAGCCCCTGCAGCACCTGCGTATCTGGACAGAGATCGTCACTGACCTTACTGTCCTGGATCCCCAGAGGGAGAACCCACAGCTCTTCCTCCGTAGAGATGTCCGTCTGCCCCTCGACATTGAAAAAAAG ATTGAGGACCCCCTGTCCATCCTGATCCTGTTTGACGAGGCCAGACACTGCCTCCTCAAGGGCTTCTTCCCCTCCCCGGACAGCAAGCTGATCACCCTGGCCAGCCTGCTGCTGCAGATCATTTACGGAAACTATGAGAGCAAGAAGCACAAGCAGGGCTTCCTTAA TGAAGAAAACCTGAAATCGATTGTCCCGATATCCAAGGTGAAAAGCAAAGCGCATCATTGGACAAGCAGGATTCTACATGAGTATAAG AGCCTCAGTATGAGTGAGGGTGTGAGCAAAGAGATGCACCACCTCCAGAGGCTCTTCCTGCAGAACTGCTGGGACATCCCGACCTATGGTGCCGCCTTCTTCACGGGCCAGGTCTTCACCAAGGCTAGCTCCAGCAACCACAAAGTAATCCGTGTCTTTGTGGGTGTCAACACCAAGGGCCTGCACCTCATGAACATGGAGACAAAG ATCCTTCTTATCAGTCTGGAGTATGGCTCTTTCATGTGGCAATTAGGGCACGCTGATCAGTACTTCCAGATTCACAGTCTGGAAAACAAGATGAACTTCATTGTGCACACCAAACAGGTAACTATAGGACCTTTCCCAAGTCATTCCAATGGATTTAACTGTGATTATGTTGAATCAATGTGTTGTAGCCTGGAAAACAGTGCAGATTGTATGACTTGTAAGAAAATATTAACCATAGCATATGGCTCTAGCTGA